From one Paramormyrops kingsleyae isolate MSU_618 chromosome 1, PKINGS_0.4, whole genome shotgun sequence genomic stretch:
- the nup205 gene encoding nuclear pore complex protein Nup205 isoform X2 yields MAAQMAVNSGASLWGPLKELWETVEGAIWRRQQESIHLLDLQLKKHKPQFLSLFKNPPKSLEQREMVRKASTEGIAIQGQQGSRLLPEQLLTEAFILSDLFDIGELAALELLLAGEHQQPHFPGLTRGLVAVLLYWDGKRCVANSLRSLIQSRHGKTFTLDLSAELVSLTTRFTDELMRQGLARRILTLVSEISVTREFERLQKERGLGNEKHRKEVTDLIKECRQSLAECLFCWTCQSALSKDDTLALIGYLETVTVEADGSLDSVNLALLMALLYCLDVTFLEQGTEDREDLVQALPLLTERHYVSAVHSRLVDGQPWKLPGLQAVARLAWALALRALSQLPQGAVLLEFTEGDESLADQALLDGVFLFLTEGVLASEGFPQEEFYTRRLHSLITDFLALMPMKVKQLRNRADEDARLVHMALQMGGEPPTPLRRDLDHLMILIGEFYSRDTFGLELGLDFWCPSETLHPHHPSLSGSYMGVALQRPPHKQVVLSKFVRQMGDLLPPTLYIPYLRMLKGLANGSQCAHYCFSLLKSNGTPHGENLQGALTGSPVSWEHFFHSLMLYHENLRRDLPSADPGHCRHPPLRGITHRELDGLSAFLQLLITIITWSENARLALCEHPQWTPVVVMLGLLQCSVPPILKGELLRSLAAFGKSPEIAASLWQSLEYTQILQTVRAPGQRQAAGIEVELNEIESSCEEYPLTRAFCHLISTLVESALPVNLGAGLRPPGFEPYLAFLRDAVFLPFPTRAYRRAAEKWEVAEAVLEVFHKLLRDYEPQPGDFVPEMVELQGEQVLSYKPPGYSLMFHLLNDSPTLALCLTLLEEGVRQLDTYAPFPGKKQLEGAVLHCLCLLELALQKEVVFMDLLRESQATLLVSPLEQLLQGVNPQSRRADHTVNIARYLYHSTSNPEAAFHSAKILRHIARYPNIQARLVGDFTHDQAVSDKLMAGFVECLDNEETEESTEKGDDGDPEKCVERLRHETQVHILNLLVTSLELKAPNLALYLLGYEVKKPIATTNLQDPGVLGCPRSCLHAILSQLQRGSERRSGPLLSRQAPHLAELCYQVIYLLCACPETSGPTMRYLRTGQDFLYSHLQHLPFVLPGNGIAALSQMSWLMKTAAIELRVTSLNRQRSHTQRLLNLLLDDQPHALHTADGEMGTDEENRSVSGFLHFDTATKVRRKLLSVLDAIDFSQEVPELLQLDFFERAQIEQVISNCEHVNEHGHTVCNVKLLHRVLIAEVNALQGVAAIGQRPLLMEEVNSILQQVVERNRVRRSLSAKQQALQSWRALVETMLTACPPDLIPPDIRQLIIRDLLLDLHDKVLSEDAASELMPIVAGAVFTLTAQLSQSVLSEQSGGLEGGATSGFASIANSALHLILRKLLDFILCTGGGFQRLRAHLYGSLLYYLQIAQKPEEADTLQTGDTSMWERLTAPEDGFSKLQRENLAIIESYGTALMEVVCRDACDGHEIGRMLALAVLDRVLSIDRQCQWLIYMCNSGYLRVLVDSLRQDDAALQALLGPQPPLLKPLYIYESKMALLTRVARTAQGAVELLRCGLVAHLIECQVYDMLPEGDAHRMFSQRDPSGFIPSPLDRYRQILLPALQLFQVILTSTSTQHQQGAAQVLQWLIVHSDTIQSILRCQELSVASLQELALLTGIISKTALPGALELGQDASGPTLMEFKSHISRFQRQSLSLLGRLAGSERVRLLKLAEESISPRDPPNRREEMEVAMQQICANVMEYCQTLLLQSSAQAQFSVCLFSPSVAEPAGRDGPRTDPLPSAPCSRVPSLGLVLYLLRNTASDFFRFHQDHRQNLDKLQGLEQLPPDEVKELCQAIVSTSGGVDKIPSVQRSVLAKRRLVQLINNRAKLLALCSYIIETCLFVLWRHLEYYLLYCMPSDPKDSLLPNVSAYRSRVGDESFGVMQGSGGRSLGLSHVSQQDLEQLQSDVACCFSESLQRKLLEVEGLYSQMRSRYTFIQALVRRIRGLLCRPKS; encoded by the exons ATGGCGGCGCAGATGGCGGTAAATTCAg GAGCCAGCCTCTGGGGGCCGCTGAAGGAGTTGTGGGAGACCGTGGAGGGGGCGATATGGAGGAGGCAGCAAGAGAGCATCCATCTCCTAGACCTGCAGCTGAAGAAGCACAAGCCGCAGTTCCTCTCGCTCTTCAAGAAcccg CCAAAGAGTTTGGAGCAGAGAGAGATGGTGAGGAAAGCCAGCACGGAAGGCATCGCCATTCAGGGCCAGCAGGGGTCGCGACTTCTTCCCGAACAGCTCCTGACGGAGGCCTTCATACTCAGCGACCTCTTTGACATTGGGGAGCTGGCGGCCCTGGAGCTGCTCCTGGCGG GGGAGCACCAGCAGCCCCATTTCCCTGGACTGACGCGGGGGCTGGTAGCTGTACTCCTGTACTGGGATGGGAAGCGGTGCGTGGCCAATTCTCTGCGCTCCCTCATCCAGTCCCGCCATGGCAAGACCTTCACGCTGGACCTCAG CGCCGAGCTGGTGTCGCTCACCACGCGCTTCACGGACGAGCTGATGAGGCAGGGCCTGGCGCGCCGTATCCTGACGCTGGTCTCGGAGATCAGCGTCACGCGGGAATTCGAGCGCCTCCAGAAGGAGCGCGGCCTGGGCAACGAGAAGCACCGGAAGGAG gtcacCGACCTCATCAAGGAGTGCCGCCAGTCGCTAGCTGAGTGCCTATTCTGCTGGACCTGCCAATCGGCGCTCAGCAAGGACGACACCTTGGCCCTAATTGGCTACTTGGAGACGGTAACGGTGGAGGCCGACGGCTCATTGGACAGCGTGAACCTGGCATTGCTCATGGCCCTGCTCTACTGCCTGGACGTCACCTTCCTGGAGCAGGGGACGGAGGACCGAGAGG ACCTGGTCCAGGCGCTGCCCCTGCTGACGGAGAGACATTACGTGTCTGCGGTGCACAGCCGCCTGGTGGACGGCCAGCCATGGAAGCTGCCGGGTCTGCAGGCTGTGGCCCGGCTGGCATGGGCCCTGGCATTGAGAGCCCTCTCCCAGCTGCCCCAGGGAGCCG TGCTGCTGGAATTTACGGAGGGCGATGAGTCCCTGGCTGATCAAGCCCTGCTGGACGGCGTCTTCCTCTTCCTGACGGAGGGCGTCCTGGCCAGCGAGGGCTTCCCCCAGGAGGAGTTCTACACACGCCGCCTGCACTCCCTCATCACCGACTTCCTGGCGCTCATGCCCATGAAG GTTAAGCAGCTGCGTAACCGTGCCGACGAGGACGCCCGGCTGGTACACATGGCACTGCAGATGGGCGgcgaaccccccacccctctgcgCAGGGACCTGGACCACCTGATGATCCTG ATCGGGGAGTTTTACAGCAGAGACACCTTCGGCCTGGAGCTGGGTCTGGATTTCTGGTGTCCCTCTGAGACACTgcacccccaccacccctcccTCAGTGGCTCCTACATGGGTGTGGCCCTGCAGAGGCCCCCTCATAAGCAG GTGGTGCTGTCCAAGTTTGTGCGGCAGATGGGTGATCTGCTCCCGCCCACTCTCTATATCCCCTACCTGCGCATGCTGAAGGGCCTGGCCAACGGGTCCCAGTGCGCCCACTACTGCTTCAGCCTGCTCAAGAGCAACGGGACCCCACACG GAGAGAACCTACAGGGGGCGCTGACAGGCAGCCCAGTTTCCTGGGAGCACTTCTTCCACTCACTCATGCTGTACCACGAGAACTTGCGACGGGACCTCCCCAGTGCGGATCCGGGACACTGCCGGCACCCACCACTGCGGGGCATCACACACAGGGAGCTGGATGGTCTGTCAGCCTTCCTGCAGTTGCTCATCACCATTATCACCTGG AGTGAGAATGCACGTCTGGCTCTGTGTGAGCATCCCcagtggacaccggtggtggtGATGCTGGGCCTCTTGCAGTGCAGTGTGCCTCCCATCCTGAAGGGGGAGCTCCTGCGCTCTCTGGCCGCCTTCGGCAAGTCCCCTGAAATCGCCGCCTCACTCTGGCAGTCGCTGGAGTACACGCAG ATCCTGCAGACAGTACGAGCTCCAGGACAAAGGCAGGCTGCAGGCATCGAG GTGGAGCTGAACGAGATCGAGTCAAGCTGTGAGGAGTATCCGTTGACCCGCGCCTTCTGCCATCTGATCAGCACGCTGGTGGAGAGCGCTCTGCCAGTCAacctgggggcggggcttcggCCGCCCGGCTTTGAGCCCTACCTGGCCTTCCTGCGCGACGCAGTCTTCCTGCCCTTTCCTACGCGGGCGTACCGGCGTGCCGCTGAGAAG TGGGAGGTGGCTGAGGCTGTGCTGGAGGTCTTTCACAAGCTGCTGCGCGACTATGAGCCGCAGCCCGGCGACTTCGTGCCGGAGATGGTGGAGCTGCAGGGCGAGCAGGTGCTGAGCTACAAGCCGCCGGGCTACAGCCTCATGTTCCACTTGCTGAACGACTCGCCCACGCTCGCCCTCTGCCTGACCCTGCTGGAGGAGGGGGTGCGGCAGCTGGACACCTACGCCCCCTTCCCCG GTAAGAAGCAGCTAGAGGGCGCCGTGCTGCACTGCCTCTGCCTGCTGGAGCTGGCCCTGCAGAAGGAGGTGGTGTTCATGGACCTTCTGCGGGAGAGCCAGGCCACCCTGCTGGTGTCGCCGCTGGAGCAGCTGCTGCAGGGCGTCAACCCTCAGAGCCGGCGTGCCGACCACACCGTTAACATCGCCAG GTACCTGTACCACAGCACCTCCAATCCGGAGGCCGCCTTCCACAGTGCCAAGATCCTGCGTCACATTGCCCGCTACCCCAACATCCAGGCGCGGTTGGTGGGCGACTTCACTCACGACCAG GCTGTCAGTGACAAGCTCATGGCTGGTTTTGTGGAGTGTTTGGACAACGAGGAGACTGAGGAAAGCACGGAGAAGGGAGACG ATGGCGACCCGGAGAAATGCGTGGAACGGCTCCGGCACGAGACGCAGGTGCACATCCTGAACCTCCTGGTCACGTCTTTGGAGCTGAAGGCACCCAACCTGGCGCTGTACCTGCTGGGCTACGAGGTGAAGAAGCCCATCGCCACCACCAACCTGCAGGACCCAG GGGTCCTGGGCTGCCCGCGGAGCTGCCTGCACGCCATCCTGAGCCAGCTTCAGAGGGGGAGTGAGAGACGCTCGGGCCCCCTGCTCAGCCGGCAGGCCCCCCACCTCGCCGAGCTCTGCTACCAG GTCATCTACCTGCTGTGCGCTTGTCCGGAAACGTCTGGACCCACCATGCGCTACCTGCGGACCGGCCAGGATTTCCTGTACTCGCACCTGCAGCATCTGCCCTTCGTGCTCCCAG GGAACGGGATCGCTGCCCTCTCGCAAATGTCCTGGCTGATGAAGACGGCGGCCATTGAATTGCGTGTGACTTCGCTGAACCGCCAGCGCTCCCATACACAGCGGCTGCTGAACCTGCTCTTGGATGACCAGCCGCATGCACTGCACACAG CCGACGGGGAGATGGGGACTGATGAGGAGAACCGGTCAGTCAGCGgctttcttcactttgacacgGCGACTAAAG TGCGCAGGAAGCTCCTCAGCGTCTTGGATGCCATCGACTTCAGCCAGGAGGTCCCTGAGCTGTTGCAGCTGGACTTCTTTGAGCGTGCCCAGATCGAGCAGGTCATCAGCAACTGTGAACATGTCAACGAGCATGGCCATACCGTATGCAACGTCAAG CTGCTCCACCGGGTGCTGATTGCGGAGGTCAATGCCCTGCAAGGAGTGGCCGCCATTggccagcgccccctgctgatggAG GAGGTGAACTCCATCCTGCAGCAGGTCGTGGAGAGGAACCGTGTTCGGCGCAGCTTGAGTGCTAAGCAGCAGGCCCTGCAGTCGTGGAGAGCGCTGGTGGAGACCATGCTGACTGCTTGCCCCCCTGATCTCATCCCGCCAGACATCCGGCAGCTGATCATCCGGGATCTGCTGTTGGACCTTCACGACAAG GTGCTCTCCGAGGACGCCGCCAGCGAGCTCATGCCCATCGTGGCTGGAGCGGTCTTCACCCTGACGGCGCagctcagccaatcagtgctGTCAGAGCAGAGTGGGGGCCTGGAGGGCGGGGCCACCTCGGGCTTCGCCTCCATTGCCAACTCGGCGCTGCACCTGATCCTGCGGAAGCTGCTGGACTTCATCCTCTGCACCG gtgGTGGCTTCCAGCGTCTGCGTGCCCATCTCTACGGCTCTCTACTCTACTACCTGCAGATTGCCCAGAAACCAGAGGAGGCAGACACACTGCAGACAG GGGACACGTCCATGTGGGAGCGGCTGACGGCCCCGGAGGACGGCTTCTCTAAGCTGCAGCGCGAGAACCTGGCCATCATCGAGAGCTACGGCACGGCACTCATGGAGGTGGTGTGCCGGGACGCGTGCGACGGCCACGAGATCGGCAGG ATGCTGGCGCTGGCCGTGCTGGACCGCGTCCTCTCCATCGACCGCCAGTGCCAGTGGCTCATCTACATGTGTAACAGCGGCTACCTGCGCGTGCTGGTGGACAGCCTACGGCAAGACGACGCGGCTCTGCAGGCGCTGCTGGGACCGCAGCCCCCCCTGCTGAAACCCCTCTACATCTACGAGTCCAAGATG GCGCTGCTGACACGGGTGGCGCGGACGGCCCAGGGCGCCGTGGAGCTGCTGCGCTGCGGCCTGGTGGCCCACCTGATTGAGTGCCAGGTGTACGACATGCTGCCGGAGGGCGACGCCCATAG GATGTTCAGCCAGAGGGACCCCTCTGGCTTCATCCCCAGCCCCCTGGATCGCTACAGACAGATCCTGCTCCCAGCCCTTCAACTCTTTCAGGTCATCCTCACCTCCACTTCCACtcagcaccagcagggggcagcacag GTGTTGCAGTGGCTGATCGTGCACTCGGACACTATCCAGTCCATCCTGCGCTGCCAGGAGCTGAGTGTGGCATCCCTGCAGGAGCTGGCCCTGCTCACTGGCATCATCAGCAAGACCGCGCTGCCTG GTGCCCTGGAGCTTGGCCAGGATGCCAGCGGCCCCACCCTGATGGAGTTTAAGAGTCACATCAGCCGGTTCCAG CGGCAGTCCCTGTCCCTGCTGGGTCGCCTGGCGGGAAGCGAGCGTGTGCGTCTGCTCAAGCTGGCGGAGGAGAGCATCTCCCCGCGCGACCCCCCCAACCGCCGCGAAGAGATGGAGGTGGCCATGCAGCAG ATCTGTGCCAATGTGATGGAGTACTGCCAGACGCTGCTGCTGCAGAGCTCTGCCCAGGCCCAGTTCAGCGTCTGCCTCTTCAGCCCGTCCGTGGCGGAGCCGGCTGGCCGCGATGGTCCCCGTACAG ATCCTCTTCCCTCCGCTCCATGTTCCCGCGTGCCCAGCCTGGGTCTCGTGCTCTACCTGCTACGGAACACCGCTTCCGACTTCTTCCGCTTCCATCAGGACCACCGGCAGAACCTGGACAAGCTGCAGGGCCTGGAGCAGCTGCCCCCGGACGAGGTCAAGGAG CTCTGCCAGGCCATAGTGTCGACCTCCGGCGGCGTGGACAAGATCCCCTCGGTCCAGCGGAGCGTTCTGGCCAAAAGGCGCCTGGTCCAGCTCATCAACAATCGGGCCAAGCTGCTGGCTCTGTGCTCAT ATATCATAGAGACTTGCTTGTTTGTGCTGTGGCGCCACCTGGAGTACTACCTGCTGTACTGCATGCCCAGTGATCCGAAAGACTCCCTGCTGCCCAATGTTAGTGCATACAGGTCCCGTGTGGGAGATG AATCCTTTGGTGTGATGCAGGGGAGTGGTGGGCGGAGCCTGGGTCTGTCTCATGTCAGCCAGCAGGACCTGGAGCAG CTTCAGAGTGACGTGGCGTGCTGCTTCAGTGAGTCCCTGCAGAGGAAGCTGCTGGAGGTGGAGGGCCTCTACAGCCAGATGCGTTCACGCTACACCTTCATCCAGGCCCTTGTGCGCAGGATTCGCGGTCTGCTGTGTCGCCCCAAGAGCTAA